The genomic stretch ATGCGGGACCATCTCAAATGCCTCGGGATAGAGCTCAACGAGACGGGGCAAACATTCGCCCGCGTGCATTTCCAAGAAAGTAAGCTGCAAGCCTCTTACATCGTCGCCAGGGCGCAGGTTACCCGTCTCCAGAGTCTCCTTGGTCTGAAACATGGCAGTTCCCTCATAGGGAGGCCGTGGGTTTACGGGATCGTAATGACCGCCCCAGTCTGCCATACGGAATGCGTAGTCGCCGTCGGGAGTCAAGTCGACGAGGACATTGTCCGCCTTGATATCGCCGTGAATGAGTCGTCTTCTGCCGTAAACGAGAACGACGGGCTTGAGTATCCGTAGCCAGGCTCTGGCCATGAATTTCGGCGAGAAGCCCGAAAGCAAGGCAAGGTTCTGTGTCAGGTTTCCTTTGTTGGACTCAAGCTCTTCGTGAACGTCGCGCCCCTGGGGGTCGTCCAAGAAAATCTTGTAGCTATCTTCGACCAAAGCAAACCGATTCAAATCATCAGGGAACTCTTGCCGGACCCAGTCCGAAAACTCCTTCTCTTTGTCCATCACGATTTGCGCGTTCACGTCGCTTCTAATCGCAATGCGCGCGATGCGGTCGGCGGGTTTACGAAGGTCAAAGATAAACGCATCCCGCCCACGCGTCTTCAGAACTACCGGCGCGCCCGTCACCCATTCAAGCTGCAGACGGATGTTCTCTTCCACAGATAGTTCCGGGTCGTATGTCGGGCGCTCTGCCTTCTTGGGGGTACCGAAGAGTGCAGCGCGAATGGCTTCCTGAATTGAACCAAAACTTGCTAGGTGCGTCATTCGAGCGCATCTCTCTCCCGCCTTTAGAGAGTCTCCATCTCGGGTTTCGAGAGCCGATCCTTTGATCGGCAACAATGTCGCACGTGCTGGCGCCGACCAATACACGTTTCCGGTTTCTGCCGTATAGGCGGAAGTGTATCTGCGCCAAACGGTGTGCGTCGAGAGGCGTGAAGTCGCGCCAATAATGGCGGCGCCGGGCGCTGTGCAGTGTTCGCGCTGCACGGGTGCATTCGTGGAACTGCGGTTCGAACGACTTCCCATTCGCGGACGACGGTTGTTCGTCGTGCGTAAGTCTCGATCTTTTTTGGCTTTGGGATCGGAATGTTCGCGATGCGGCTTTTCTGGCACTGCGTTTGTATATGCCCCTGGCCATGTAGTTTTGCCCTCACCTCGGGCCAGGAGATTGCCGTCCATGATCGAGTCCTTCGAACGCGCAATGATCACATCGGCCTTGAGTCAGCATGGCGGAAACATCAGCGCCGCGGCTCGGCAGCTAGGAATTCATCGGCAGAATCTACAACAAAAGCTCAACCAGTTGGGCATCGCGCGAATTGCCGAATAAGCGCAGGCCTTCCCGCGTGGCACGATTAAGGCCATTAGCCGGCCAACAATCTTGTTGACGATCGTGAACCTTTGAATCAATGCTCGCTGGAGCAACTTTTAAATCGCCGCGCAACAAGCGATCACTGTTCCGCCGTCGGGCCGCCTTTCAAGCCGCGAGCTACCACGGCTCGTTCGACCCAATCGATCAGGATCTGCAGGAGCACGGCCAGGAGCGCCGCGGGTATTGCTCCGGCGAGGATCAGCTTGACGTCGTTCAGCCGAATACCGCGCAAGATTGGCTGCCCCAGGCCGCCGGCCCCGATGATCGCTCCCAACGTCGCGAAGCCCACGTTCTGCACCGCGGACGTGCGGATGCCGGCCAACATGACGGGCAGCGCCATCGGCAATTCGATTTCGGCCAACTTGGCCGCTGGACTCAATCCCAATACCGTCGCCGACTCGATCGTGCCACGCGGGATGCCTTCCAGCCCGGTGAAGGTGTTTCGGACGATTGGGAATAAGCAGTACGCCAACAAGGCTACGACGGCGGTTACCGATCCTTCGCCAACACTTGGGTAGCCCAGCGCACCGACTAGTGGCATTAATAGAACCAATAGCGCCAGGGACGGAATCGTCTGCAAGAGACCGACGACGGCCAGCACTACGCGGCCGCTCCGCCGAAAGCGCTGGCAAAAAATACCAAGCCCCGTGCCGGCCACGATGGCAGGTAGCAAAGAGCGCCGCACCAGGTCGAGATGTTCGCCGACATGCTTCAGGATCACGCGACTCCAGGAATCTTGCTCGGGCTCCGCGCTCACCCCGAGTTGGGTGTGCAAAAAGTTGGCGGCCACTTGTGACTCGGACTGCTCGCCGGACTCGACGGCGTCGTTGAGCGCGCGCATTTTATCGTCCGAGACGCTTCCCTCGAGCCGCTTGATGCTCGCGAGCAATGTGGGTTGTCGCTCGGCCGACTGCAAGCGATAGAGCCACACCGCGTCATAGCGAGGAAAGAACTTCAAATCATCTTCCAAGAGCACCAAATCGTTGCGATGGACCATGGCATCGGTGGAATAAACGTCGGTCACGTCGATTTCCCCCGCCAGCAACTGCGGATAAGCAACATCGTGGTCGACTCCCACGACATTACGCTGCGGCAGGTCATAGCGTTCCGCGAGCGCGCCCCACCCATCGCTGCGGTCCAGAAACTCGTGCGTAAGCGCCAGGTGCAACTCGGGAAACCGCCGAAGGTCGGAGATGTTTTTGATTCCCAACTCCGTAGCACGCTTCCTGGTGAGTGCCAAAGCGTAGGTATTGCTGAAGCCCAGTGAGCCAGACATTCCCATGCCGCGAGCGCGGAGCGCGCGCCGCATGGCTTCGTCGTCGGGCGCCTCTTTCTCCGTCAGGATCTCTTGCGCGATCGTGCCCGTGTATTCCGGGTAAGCGTCAATCTCGCCAGCCTCGAGCGCCTGGAACACGATCCGTGTCCCGCCAAATTCGCGATAGTGAGCAGCGCTCAGGTCCTCGTCGGCGGCCAATAATCGCAGCATTTCTCCCAGGATCACTGATTCGGTGAATTTTTTCGAACCGATGCGCACTGCCACCTGCTGGCGCGGAAGAGGTGCGAGCCCCGCAACCAGGAATGCGATACAAAGCGCGGCCCATTTCAGAATCGCGGTGTTCATCGATTGGCCACGATCTGCGAATTGACGAATTCGCGCACGAAGTCACTGGCAGGCTCGTTAACGATGCTCGCGAACGAGCCCTGCTGAACGATGCGACCATTCTCGAGCATGCACACGCGGTCGGCAAACCAGCTCGCTTCAACCAGGTCATGCGTCACCAACAGCACCGTGGCGCCGGTGCGCTCGAACACCACTTTCAGGTCACGCTGCAGGCCGGCACGAATCATGGGATCGAGCGCTCCTAGCGGCTCATCCAGCAGCAACAAATGCGGGCTAAGAAACAGCGCGCGCATCAGGCTTACACGCTGCCGCTGGCCCCCCGACAGCTCGATAGGGTAACGGCTCAATGCGTCCGGCGGAAAACGCGTCATCTCAACTAATTCCGCCAATCGCTGATCGCGCCGTCCACGAGACCAGCTCTGATGGCGAGCCATGAGGGTTACATTGGCCGCGGCCGTCAAATGTGGGAACAAGCCCCCCTCTTGAATCACATAGCCGAGCCGCCGCCGCACGTCGGGCAGCGTGCGTCCAGATAACACCAGGTCATCGACCACGATCTCTCCAGCGCTGGCTTTCACGAGGCCAGCGACCATTCTCAGAATCGTCGTCTTCCCGCAGCCGCTCGGTCCCAGTAGGACGAGCACCTCGCCGGATTTCACCGTCAAATCGAACGGGGGCACGATCGTCTTGCTTCCGTAAGCCTTTGATACTCCTGAGAATCGAAGCATCTTGCTAATTCCTGGGGCGATACGCGGCAGGCATTCGCACTCCGCGAGCATCTAGATCAAGTGTCCAGCACTGCCTTGCTGGAACAGATTTTGCACTACCGCGTACGGAATTCGTGCTTTTGAAGTTCTGCAAAGAATATGCCGCGGTGGCACCTGGGACATTGGACTTTGGTATTGTCTCGCCGTCCAATACGTAAGTCCAACGGTCCACTCTCTGGGGAGTTTTAACCTTCACGAACTCATGTCCCAGGAGCGATCAGCTCCTTGCACCCCGGAGGGCAGCCATGTCGGGTCTCATCTCTACATTTCAAACGGTCCGATCGCTGACCCGCACGCTGATTGCCGATCTTTCTGCCGAAGACCAGATGGTCCAATCCTGTCCCGAGGCCAGTCCAGTCAAGTGGCATCAGGCGCATACCACGTGGTTCTTCGAGACCTTCGTGCTAAGAGATTTTCTGCCTGCTTACAAGCCCTTTCGCGAAGAGTTCCGCTGGCTCTTCAACAGCTATTACAACGCGCTGGGCGAGGAAATTCCGGATAAAAAGCTGCGCGCTTCCTTTTCGCGCCCTTCACTCGATGAGGTCGTGGCGTATCGAGCACACGTCGACCAGGCAATAGAACGACTCCTTGCGCGCCCCGTTGATGATGAGGTGTCGCGGCGCATCGTCTTGGGCTTGAATCACGAGCAGCAGCATCAGGAACTCGCGCTGACGGATATTAAGCACGCGTTTTTCGCAACTCCGCTGCATCCATCCTACGCGGCCGGCCCACTCCCGAGAGAAGGAAACAGGTCGGTCCCGAAGGTCGAGTGGCACAGCTTCAACGGCGGGCTGGTCGAGATCGGCTATCCGCTGCGAGCTGCAAACCTTCTCGATTTTTGCTTCGACAACGAAGGGCCGCGGCACAAGGTCCATTTGGAACCTTTCCAGATCGCCGGCCGCGAGGTCACGTGCGGTGAATATCTCGAGTTCATGGCCGACGACGCGTACGCGCGCCCCGAACTCTGGCTGTCGGCGGGCTGGGATGCCGTGAAAGCCACGCGTTGGCGGGCCCCTCTTTACTGGCTACGCGACCCGGGCGATGCCGCCGGCTGGCGCGTTTTCACTTTGCGAGGCTGGCATGGGCTGTCCACGCTACTCGATGTGCCAGTAAGTCACATTAGCTTTTTCGAAGGCGACGCCTTTGCACGCTGGCGTGGTTGCCGGCTGCCGACCGAAGCCGAATGGGAATCGGTCGCCAGCCCGGCCGCCGTCCGCGGAAACCTGCTCGACACCGCTCGACTGCATCCGGCCCCAGCGCGCGGCGACGGTATCGAACAGCTATTCGGCGATTGTTGGGAATGGACAGCCAGCCCTTATACCGGCTACCCGGGATACCGGCCCCTGCCAGGCGCGCTGGGTGAATACAACGGCAAGTTCATGAGTGGCCAGATGGTTTTGCGCGGCGGGTCCTGCATTACCCCCGCGAATCATATTCGCGCAACGTACCGCAACTTCTTCGATCCAGCGACTCGGTGGCAGTTTTCCGGTTTACGCCTGGCAAAGTAGAAGGTGTCTCCTCACATGATTACGTCCTCTTTCGCGGTGGAGTTGGAACGCGGTTCTTCGCGGAATACACGCGAAATGCTGATCACGGAGGTCCAGCGCGGTTTGGCGATGCGGCCTCGCTCGCTTGCGCCGTGGATGTTTTACGACGCGCGCGGTTCGCAGATTTTCGAACGCATCACTCAGTTGCCGGAGTACTACCCCACGCGTACGGAGCGCAACATTCTGGCGCGCAATGGGGAGCGTATCCTTGCTGCCGCCTTTC from Pirellulales bacterium encodes the following:
- the egtB gene encoding ergothioneine biosynthesis protein EgtB, which codes for MSGLISTFQTVRSLTRTLIADLSAEDQMVQSCPEASPVKWHQAHTTWFFETFVLRDFLPAYKPFREEFRWLFNSYYNALGEEIPDKKLRASFSRPSLDEVVAYRAHVDQAIERLLARPVDDEVSRRIVLGLNHEQQHQELALTDIKHAFFATPLHPSYAAGPLPREGNRSVPKVEWHSFNGGLVEIGYPLRAANLLDFCFDNEGPRHKVHLEPFQIAGREVTCGEYLEFMADDAYARPELWLSAGWDAVKATRWRAPLYWLRDPGDAAGWRVFTLRGWHGLSTLLDVPVSHISFFEGDAFARWRGCRLPTEAEWESVASPAAVRGNLLDTARLHPAPARGDGIEQLFGDCWEWTASPYTGYPGYRPLPGALGEYNGKFMSGQMVLRGGSCITPANHIRATYRNFFDPATRWQFSGLRLAK
- a CDS encoding helix-turn-helix domain-containing protein — encoded protein: MIESFERAMITSALSQHGGNISAAARQLGIHRQNLQQKLNQLGIARIAE
- a CDS encoding glycine betaine ABC transporter substrate-binding protein, producing the protein MNTAILKWAALCIAFLVAGLAPLPRQQVAVRIGSKKFTESVILGEMLRLLAADEDLSAAHYREFGGTRIVFQALEAGEIDAYPEYTGTIAQEILTEKEAPDDEAMRRALRARGMGMSGSLGFSNTYALALTRKRATELGIKNISDLRRFPELHLALTHEFLDRSDGWGALAERYDLPQRNVVGVDHDVAYPQLLAGEIDVTDVYSTDAMVHRNDLVLLEDDLKFFPRYDAVWLYRLQSAERQPTLLASIKRLEGSVSDDKMRALNDAVESGEQSESQVAANFLHTQLGVSAEPEQDSWSRVILKHVGEHLDLVRRSLLPAIVAGTGLGIFCQRFRRSGRVVLAVVGLLQTIPSLALLVLLMPLVGALGYPSVGEGSVTAVVALLAYCLFPIVRNTFTGLEGIPRGTIESATVLGLSPAAKLAEIELPMALPVMLAGIRTSAVQNVGFATLGAIIGAGGLGQPILRGIRLNDVKLILAGAIPAALLAVLLQILIDWVERAVVARGLKGGPTAEQ
- a CDS encoding ATP-binding cassette domain-containing protein gives rise to the protein MLRFSGVSKAYGSKTIVPPFDLTVKSGEVLVLLGPSGCGKTTILRMVAGLVKASAGEIVVDDLVLSGRTLPDVRRRLGYVIQEGGLFPHLTAAANVTLMARHQSWSRGRRDQRLAELVEMTRFPPDALSRYPIELSGGQRQRVSLMRALFLSPHLLLLDEPLGALDPMIRAGLQRDLKVVFERTGATVLLVTHDLVEASWFADRVCMLENGRIVQQGSFASIVNEPASDFVREFVNSQIVANR